GTTCCCCACCATCGAGGGTGGCGAGCTCGGGCCGGAGGCCGTCCGGTGGCTGGGGAGGTACTACGGCGCGCTGGCCGACGCCGTCGCGGCCAGCGGGCTGGGGACCGTGGCCATCAAGGACTGGCCCGAGATGGCGCCGTTCGTGCCCGAGATACCGGCCGGCATCTGGCCCGCCCTGAGCTGGCTGCAGGACGACGGCGTGAACGTGGCGCCCGAGGGCGACGTCAACGGCGCCGTGACCATGGAGCTCCTCGCGCGCCTGACGGGCGGCGGGACTCCGTTCTTCGCCGACATCAGCGCGTTCGACGAGGACGCCTCCACGCTCGTCCTCTGGCATTACGGCGGCGGCACCAGGCTGGCGCGCTCCCCGAGCGAGGTCCGGTTCGGCGCCGACGGGCGCGAGCTCGAGTTCTCCCTCAAGCCGGGGGCGGGTGTCCTGGCGCGCCTAGGCTACAGCCGAGGGGCCTACCGGCTACTGCTCATCGAGGTCGAGGTCCTCGGCGAGCGCCTGACCCTGCGGCGGGCCGCGGGCCGCGTGAGGACCACGCGCACGAACGCCGCCGCCGTGGTGGAGGAGCTGCTCGGCGGCGGGTGGGAGCACCACGTGTCGTTCGTGCACGGCGAGGTGGCCGAGGCGCTCGTCGCGTTCGCGAAGCAGGCAGGGTTGCCCGTCACGCGGCTTTAGCGGCCGTCACTTCGGTATGACCCTGGCGGATGCGCGCTAGGGCGGCGTGGCGAGGGCGCAGCCGCCGCTCACTGGCTGCACGCCTGGCTGTACCCTGGCCGCATGATCGAAGGCGCCCGCTACGCACACACTAACCTCGTCGCCCGCGACTGGCGGGTGTTGGCCGCGTTCTACACGGACCTCTTCGGCTGCCGCTTCGTGCCGCCCGAGCGCGACGACGCCGGTCCGCTCCTCGAGGCCGGCACGGGCGTGCCGGGAGCAAGGATGGCCGGAGTCCACCTGCGCCTTCCCGGGCACGGCGACACGGGGCCGACGCTGGAGATATACGCGTACTCGCCGGTTCTCGAGGCGCCCGGTACGGCGGTCAACCGCCCGGGCTACGGGCACCTCGCGTTCGAGGTGGCGTCCGTGGCTGGCGCGCGAGAGCAGGTCCTGGCGGCGGGCGGGTCGCCCGTCGGCGAGATCGTCACGCTGGCGCGCGGCAACGGTACGAAGGTCACGTGGTGTTACGTGACCGACCCCGAGGGGAACATCATCGAGCTGCAGTCTTGGAGCTAGGGCTACGCTCCATTTCTAGAGCAGGCTAGGTCCAACGAAGGAGGTCGGCGATGGCTGGTACCATGTTCGTTCCTACCCGCTCGGCGCCCCCCGTGCTTGGCGTGCGCACCCTCGGCCTCCAGGCCGCCAACGAGTTCGAGGTCGCGGCCCGTATCAAGGCAGGGCTACCAAGCTAAGCCGTCCACGCTCTGGCCAAGGAGCTCGATCGCCCGAGTAAGTACGTTCTGGAGGTCACCGGCATCCCTGAGAGCACCTTCCACAATCACCAGAAGGCGCGCAAACCGCTCTCGCCCGACGCGTCGAGTCGGGTGTACCAGGTGGCCAGAGCGGTGGAGGCGGCCGAGGAGTACTTCGACGGTGACAAGGACACGGCGCAACGCTGGCTCACCCACCCGAAGGTCGCCCTTGGCGGTGAGGTCCCTCTCGAGTTCGCCGCTACCCCACAAGGTAGGGACTACGTCGTCAAGCTCCTGAGCCGCATGGCGCACGGGATCATAAGCTGAGCCGCACGACCTACAGGATCAGCAAAGCGAAGTACCGGGACGGCACCATGATGGACGTCGGAGCGCGCCTCTACGGCGGGCGTTGGAACTCGCCTGGTCACGACGCGATCTACACCAGCGGCAACCTCACTCTCGCGATGCTCGAGGTGCTCGTGCATGTCGACGACGCGGAGGCGTTCGGAAGGATCCCGTACGTCTTCCACGCGGTGAGCTTCGCGGACATCGCCGTCGCCACCCTGGCATCGGCCGACCTTCCCGCGAACTGGAACGCAAGACCTGAGGCCGGCGCCACACAGGTCGCAGGCGACGAGTGGCTCGAGAGCCTCATCACGCCGGTGCTCGCTGTCCCAAGCGTCATCGTCCCGCTCGAGCTCCGGTACGATCCCGCCTACCTCAACTACGTCATCAACCCCAAGCACCCTGACTTCGCGACCCGGGTCGTGTCAGGACCCATCCACGATCTCGTGTGGGATCCACGGTTCCTGGTTCGGGCATCCGAGCCGCGATCAGGGCGGTGAAACGAGTAGGGTCGTGCTAGAGATCACGTAGGACGCCGCGGAGGCGGCTCGTGTTCGGGAGGCTTAGGGTCTATGGAGCGGATCGAGGAGTACTACCCCCACGCGCTGCTGCAACGGTTCGGTGACACCGTCGCGGCAGCAGGGAAGCAGGCCGTGGCAGCGGTGGAGGACGTGATCGGAAGGCTCGATGTGCTCGACCCCGAGATGCTGAACACCCCGGTGGCGCCAGGCAAGTGGACCGCACTGGAGGTTGCCGATCACCTGCAGCGCGTCACCGAGCTGTACGTGCATGGCTTGGCGCGGGTGCGGCGCGGTCAAGAACCGTTCAGGACGGAGAAGGGTTTCATCGCCGAAGACGGCGGTCTAGTGGTGAACCTCCCGGAAGTGGAGCCCGGCGAGGACCTGACGTTGGAAGGGGTGACGGTGGCCCTCAGGCGGTCGACGCTGAGGCTGATCGAGGCAGCCGATGCCGCCGAAGCGGAAGGCCTCAAGGACGCGGTCGTCAACATGAACCCGTTCTTCGGCGAGCTGACGCCACTCGGTAGCGTGCAGATGGCGGCGCTGCACGCTCGACATCACATCAGACGGCACCTGGCGCGCGCCTCGTGACGGTTCGAGTGGGCCGGCGGCAGTTGGCGCCCACCCTTCACCGGGCCGGCATGAACGTTGACACCCCGTCGGAGGTGTCGGTACACTGACCGTCGCCCCGTTAGCCGGGTGGCTGTTTCGCATAAGGCTAGGGGTAGCAAGACCTTCGTCGTGGGGCTGTGGCGCAGTTGGGAGCGCGTCTGAATGGCATTCAGAAGGTCAGGGGTTCGAATCCCCTCAGCTCCACCAAGGAAAGTACGACGGGAACGGCGCTTCTACGGAGGCGCCGTTCGACATTTGGCCGGTTGGTAGCAGGTTGGTAGCAGGATGCACCGCGAACGGGCTCCGGCAGCACATCCCGGAGCTTGATCACGAGCCCTTCGTCATCCGCTCTGGCCTTGAGGATTTTGAACCCGCGAACGGGTTCTAGACCCCGGAAGACCTCAGGAGCTGGGACCACAGTCCGCGTGCTGGCGGCCTCGCCGACGCTCCCGACTAACACGCCCTCCACGCCCAAATCGAGTCGGCCATGTCCACAGTCGAATTTCTGTCAATCGAGTTACCATGTGCAATCGATTCTGGCGGAGGTCTCTTGTTGGGGGAAGATCCAGCAGTTCGCAAACCCGAAGCGACAGGCCCCATCGGTCGCGCTGAAGCCACCGCCACGGCCATCACCTGCCTCGTAGTCGAAGTCATCGTAGTCATCCTCGCCGTCGTCATCTTTGTACTGCTATGAGTTATACGGTAAGGTCTTGCACCGACTACTCAAAGGGTAAGAACGCCGTGATGGGACAAGGTATAGGGTCCAAGAATCAACAACTAGCGGAAGGCTCGGGGAGCCCTAGGCGTACTTCAAGTCGGAACCAGAGGAGAACATATGCGATACCACAGGGGATTCCTTCTCACCCAGCATCCGCGGCTCTGCTTGCTGGAACGGCCCGCACACAGAGCATCAACTTGCTAGCAGGGACGATCGACACCCAGGCCATCTGCGGTCTCACACTCTATGACCTGACGGCAAGCCTGGGACGCCCCTCAGCCGTAGAGGCTCCCAACGCGCTGGTCGCCAAATACATCGGCCCAACCGTGTCCTACCACCAACGAGGCCTCAAGGTTCTCTTCCAACCTGGAGCAACAGGATCAGAGAAGGTCTGGTCCCTATCCGTGTATATGAGCCGCACCTGGGATGAGGACAACCTCCAGACGTTCGAAATCTTCAACGACGCCCTAGAACCACCGCTCTCCGCCGATTGGCGAATTGAGAGAACGTCAGCCACGATCGCTGGAGCCGGGTACGAAGCGATTGATGAAACTCCCGAGTACAAGCAAGAGGAATGGAAGAAGCTGGGCATCCCTGGCTCTGCTAACCCAAGCCACGACCTGCACATTCATCTCATGAATGGCTCGGACGTTGTATTCGTCCATGAACCGGTAACCAGGTGCCTGGAGAGAGCGGCATTTACATGTCCCTGACTTGGCTACCGCAAGCTCGTTGTTAAACGGTATCGGGTTGAGCGGGAGGGCATCGTCCTGTACCCTCTTGCGGCCACCGCCCCGGTGCTTGTGCTGCCGCACGAGGACGACGTGAACATCCTCGGCGTCGTCATCTGGAGAGAAGGGTAAGGCCATGCTCAGGCGTCGCAATCAACCAGGCCAAGAAGCCAAGCCCGTCACGCCGCAAGAACCTGCAGTAGACGGCCTCATCGCGTACTAAGGCCTCACGGACTGGTGGCTCGCAGCCTTCACCCCGGAAGAACGCGACTACATGGAAGCCAGATACCAGCCAATGGGAAGCAGCGGTCTCGTCACGCTCACCAAAGGCCACGCCCAGAACATTGACACCCCCAACGGACAAGCATCGACCCCCACGCACTTCCTCAACGGCCTCGCAACCTGGTTCCGGACCAAGAAGGACGCCTCCATCGGCCTTCGTATAGCAGACCGTGCAAGCAAGGAATCGGGCGTTAAGGCTTGCGATGAGCACTTCCGACTCATCAACTACATACAGACCAGGTACAAGCAGCGCGACACCGACCCAGCCGCGCTCGACGACGTCATCCAGGCATGCAGACGAGCCATCGCTATCGCTCCGAAAGTAATCATTGGATTCAAAGAGCAGCATCGACTCGAAGAGGACCAAGCAGCCGACCTGTACGCGAAGATGGGCGAGCGCTATAAGCGCACACCGTTCCCTGGAGTGCCCAACTCGCCGTTCTACAAGCGGCTGGCCATCATCCTGCGTAAGCAGGGTCGCAAGAAAGAAGCCGCCGCCATCGAGGCCCGGTATGAGACCGAGTGGCTACCCCACACGATTGATCACCGCAGAGCAAAGCAGGGAGCTTCCCGTGGCTAGCGACCGCCAACTGAGCTCGGGAGCGGAGCGCACTGGCGTGCCCATAGGCCAGCGGGAACGCAAGACCAGGTTCGCATCGTCGGAGAGGTCTACGGCCGCATGGATTGTGAGGCCATTCACTAGGGCGGTCAGAACGCTGTGATGGGGCAAGGCGCATAGTGAGAGGATCATAAGAACACACCGCGATTAGCGGCTAGGAGGGGGATGGAATGAAGAAGGTGATTACAGTTCTAGCGGTGGCAGCGGTCGCCGTTCCCGTAACCTACTTCATCATCCAGACGCAAGGCCAAGAACGAGCCAGGCTAGCCGCAGCAGCTGGGCTGCCAGAGAAAGCCGTCTTCACCACCGTCGGGGGAACACCCGTGAACATCACCATCACGAGCGATCCCACTAACGCCATGGTTATAGTCTCCGACCGCACTGTCGGCAGGACCCC
The Trueperaceae bacterium genome window above contains:
- a CDS encoding VOC family protein, with the translated sequence MIEGARYAHTNLVARDWRVLAAFYTDLFGCRFVPPERDDAGPLLEAGTGVPGARMAGVHLRLPGHGDTGPTLEIYAYSPVLEAPGTAVNRPGYGHLAFEVASVAGAREQVLAAGGSPVGEIVTLARGNGTKVTWCYVTDPEGNIIELQSWS
- a CDS encoding MbcA/ParS/Xre antitoxin family protein, which translates into the protein MPESTFHNHQKARKPLSPDASSRVYQVARAVEAAEEYFDGDKDTAQRWLTHPKVALGGEVPLEFAATPQGRDYVVKLLSRMAHGIIS
- a CDS encoding RES family NAD+ phosphorylase, which codes for MMDVGARLYGGRWNSPGHDAIYTSGNLTLAMLEVLVHVDDAEAFGRIPYVFHAVSFADIAVATLASADLPANWNARPEAGATQVAGDEWLESLITPVLAVPSVIVPLELRYDPAYLNYVINPKHPDFATRVVSGPIHDLVWDPRFLVRASEPRSGR
- a CDS encoding DinB family protein, producing the protein MERIEEYYPHALLQRFGDTVAAAGKQAVAAVEDVIGRLDVLDPEMLNTPVAPGKWTALEVADHLQRVTELYVHGLARVRRGQEPFRTEKGFIAEDGGLVVNLPEVEPGEDLTLEGVTVALRRSTLRLIEAADAAEAEGLKDAVVNMNPFFGELTPLGSVQMAALHARHHIRRHLARAS